The Gemmatimonadaceae bacterium genome contains the following window.
GGCGGCGCCTCAGCCTTGGGGGCGCGGCATTGCCGCCACGATGCCCCGCCTGTGGCAACCCTCGAGATGGTCGTTGACCAAGCCCATCGCCTGGAAGAAGGCGTAGACCGTCGTCGGCCCGACAAAACGCCATCCGCGCGCCTTCAGCGCCTTCGACAGCGCGGCGGACTCCGCACTCGTGCTCACGATATCCTGCTTGCGGCGCGGTGCGGGCGCCGATTGAGGCGCAAACCCCCAGACGAAATCGCGCAGCGAGCCTTCGCGCTCGCAGAGCTCGAGATACGCGCGCGCGTTCTGGATGGTCGCTTCGATCTTGCCGCGGTGGCGCACGATGCCGGCGTCGGCCAAGAGTCGCGCGACATCGCGCGCGCCGAAGCGTGCCACGCGCGCGGGATCGAAGCCGGCGAAGGCGGCGCGGAAGTTGTCCCGCTTGCGGAGGATGGTCAGCCAACTGAGTCCGGCCTGGAATCCCTCCAGCGCCAGCTTCTCGAAGAGCCGGTGCTCATCCACCACCGGCACGCCCCATTCCTGGTC
Protein-coding sequences here:
- a CDS encoding DNA-3-methyladenine glycosylase I; this encodes MSARADARRQAPLADGLQRAADGIVRCWWCGDLEDYVRYHDQEWGVPVVDEHRLFEKLALEGFQAGLSWLTILRKRDNFRAAFAGFDPARVARFGARDVARLLADAGIVRHRGKIEATIQNARAYLELCEREGSLRDFVWGFAPQSAPAPRRKQDIVSTSAESAALSKALKARGWRFVGPTTVYAFFQAMGLVNDHLEGCHRRGIVAAMPRPQG